A genomic window from Accipiter gentilis chromosome 1, bAccGen1.1, whole genome shotgun sequence includes:
- the P3H1 gene encoding prolyl 3-hydroxylase 1, whose protein sequence is MALPALLLPPLVLLVLLARAATPPGPGPGPAPASASADLPLPAQPPDALFAAGAEAYTRGDWPSVVLQMERALRARVAVRSRLVRCRLRCANATAGPVEGADPQLEPVLRDLLFFRGLLRRAACLRGCGPAAPSRYRLGDELDREFSKRSPYNYLQVAYFKMNRPAQAAAAAHTFFVANPGHQEMRQNLEYYQAMAGVREDDFTDLEAKPHLSEFRLGVRFYTEEQPAAAILHLEKALEEYFVADAECRALCEGPYDYEGYNYLEYNADLFQAITDHYMQVLSCKQGCVTELASQPGREKPLEDFLPSHFNYLQFAYYNNGNYEKAIECAKTYLLFFPNDEVMNQNLAYYTAVLGENLAGPIQPREEIQEYRQRSLMEKELLFFSYDIFGIPFVDPDTWTPEEVIPKRLREKQKVERETAARISEEIGNLMKEIETLVEEKAKESADMSKFIREGGPLVYEGASVTMNSRTLNGSQRVVVDGVLSAEECRELQRLTNAAASAGDGYRGKTSPHTPSETFYGVTVLKALKLGQEGKVPLQSAYLYYNVTEKVRHMMESYFRLEVPLHFSYSHLVCRTAIDEKQEGRSDNSHEVHVDNCILNAEALVCVKEPPAYTFRDYSAILYLNGDFEGGAFYFTELDAKTETAEVQPQCGRAVGFSSGSENPHGVKAVTKGQRCAIALWFTLDPRHSERERVQADDLVKMLFSAEEGDLLPETEQEPPAAVAVGKDEL, encoded by the exons ATGGCGCTGCccgcgctgctgctgccgccgctggtgctgctggtgctgctggcgcGGGCGGCgacgccgccggggccggggccggggccggcgccggcaTCGGCATCGGCCGACCTTCCGCTGCCGGCCCAGCCCCCGGACGCCCTGTTCGCCGCCGGCGCCGAGGCGTACACTCGGGGCGACTGGCCCTCCGTGGTGCTGCAGATGGAACGGGCGCTACGGGCCCGGGTGGCCGTGCGTTCCCGGTTAGTACGGTGCCGCCTGCGCTGCGCTAACGCTACGGCCGGACCGGTGGAGGGGGCCGACCCCCAGCTCGAACCGGTGCTCCGTGACCTGCTCTTCTTCCGGGGGCTGCTGCGCCGAGCCGCCTGCCTGCGGGGCTGCGGGCCCGCCGCACCCTCCCGGTACCGACTGGGTGACGAGCTGGACCGAGAGTTCAGCAAGCGCAGCCCCTACAACTACCTCCAGGTCGCCTATTTCAAG ATGAACCGGCCGGCAcaagcagcggcggcggcgcacACCTTCTTTGTGGCCAACCCCGGGCACCAGGAGATGAGGCAGAACCTGGAGTACTACCAAGCCATGGCAGGCGTCCGTGAGGATGACTTCACCGACCTGGAGGCCAAACCCCACCTG AGCGAGTTTAGGCTGGGCGTCCGGTTTTACACGGAGGAGCAACCGGCTGCTGCCATCCTGCACCTGGAGAAGGCGCTGGAGGAATATTTTGTGGCAGACGCCGAGTGCCGCGCGCTCTGTGAGGGACCCTACGACTACGAGGGCTACAACTACCTGGAGTACAATGCCGACCTTTTCCAGGCCATCACAG ATCACTACATGCAGGTGCTAAGCTGCAAGCAGGGATGCGTTACGGAGCTGGCCTCGCAGCCCGGCCGGGAGAAGCCTTTGGAGGATTTCCTGCCCTCGCACTTCAACTACCTCCAGTTTGCCTACTACAACA ACGGGAATTATGAAAAAGCCATTGAATGCGCCAAAACCTATTTGCTCTTCTTCCCAAACGATGAGGTGATGAACCAGAATTTGGCCTATTACACCGCCGTCCTGGGGGAAAACCTGGCAGGACCCATCCAACCCCGAGAG GAGATCCAGGAGTACCGCCAGCGAAGCCTGATGGAGAAGGAGCTGCTCTTCTTCAGTTACGACATCTTCGGCATCCCCTTCGTGGACCCG GACACGTGGACACCTGAAGAGGTGATACCAAAAAGGCTGCGAGAGAAACAAAA GGTGGAGCGGGAGACGGCAGCGCGGATCTCGGAGGAGATTGGCAACCTCATGAAGGAGATCGAGACGCTGGTGGAGGAGAAGGCCAAGGAGTCTGCCGATATGAGCAAGTTCATCCGAGAAG GTGGCCCCTTGGTGTACGAAGGAGCCAGTGTCACCATGAACTCCAGGACCCTGAATGGCTCCCAGCGCGTTGTGGTGGATGGAGTCCTTTCTGCTGAGGAGTGCCGGGAGCTGCAGAGACTCACCAAC GCAGCTGCCTCGGCCGGGGATGGCTATCGTGGGAAGACATCTCCTCACACTCCCAGCGAGACCTTCTATGGCGTGACTGTCCTCAAGGCCCTCAAG CTGGGCCAGGAGGGCAAGGTCCCCCTGCAGAGCGCCTACCTCTACTATAACGTGACAGAGAAGGTGCGGCACATGATGGAGTCCTACTTCCGCCTGGAGGTCCCGCTACACTTCTCCTACTCCCACCTGGTGTGCCGCACAGCCATCGATG AGAAGCAAGAAGGCCGGAGTGATAACAGCCATGAGGTGCATGTGGACAACTGCATCCTCAACGCGGAGGCCCTGGTGTGCGTGAAGGAACCTCCAGCCTACACCTTCCGGGATTACAG CGCCATCCTCTACCTCAACGGGGACTTTGAAGGAGGAGCTTTCTACTTCACCGAGCTGGATGCCAAGACGGAGACT GCAGAGGTTCAGCCACAGTGTGGCCGTGCCGTGGGCTTCTCCTCCGGCTCGGAGAACCCCCACGGTGTGAAAGCCGTGACCAAGGGCCAACGCTGCGCCATCGCCCTCTGGTTCACCCTGGACCCTCGACACAGTGAGCGG GAGCGCGTGCAGGCAGACGACCTGGTGAAGATGCTTTTCAGTGCAGAAGAGGGAGATTTGCTGCCAGAGACGGAGCAGGAACCGCCAGCTGCCGTCGCGGTGGGGAAGGACGAGCTGTGA
- the C1H1orf50 gene encoding uncharacterized protein C1orf50 homolog, producing the protein MAAEGGEEPGAGGGLGLALVEGSAGRAARVGDPGDLVALARQVQQADDFIRANACNKLTVIAEQIRYLQEQARKVLDEANRDADLHHVACNLVKKPGNIYYMYRRESGQRYFSILSPKEWGTSPHEFLGAYKLQHDMSWTPFEDIERRDAEINILDKLLSRQAALPPCTEPNFQGLTK; encoded by the exons ATGGCGGCGGAGGGCGGCGAGGAGCCCGGCGCCGGGGGTGGCCTAGGCCTGGCTCTGGTGGAGGGCAGCGCAGGCCGCGCCGCCCGCGTCGGGGACCCCGGGGACCTGGTGGCCCTGGCCCGGCAGGTCCAGCAG GCGGACGACTTCATCCGAGCAAACGCCTGCAATAAATTGACTGTCATTGCTGAGCAGATCCGGTACTTGCAGGAGCAGGCTCGGAAG gtctTGGATGAAGCTAACAGAGATGCTGATCTGCACCATGTGGCCTGCAACCTTGTGAAGAAGCCAGGAAACATTTACTACATGTACAGGCGGGAGAGTGGCCAGCGATACTTCTCCATCCTGTCTCCTAAG gaATGGGGGACCAGTCCCCATGAATTTCTCGGTGCCTATAAGCTCCAGCACGACATGTCCTGGACTCCGTTTGAGGACATTGAGAGACGAGATGCTGAAATAAACATCCTGGACAAGCTCCTGAGCCGGCAGGCAGCACTGCCCCCATGTACAGAGCCCAACTTCCAGGGCCTGACCAAGTGA